One Kangiella geojedonensis DNA segment encodes these proteins:
- the recJ gene encoding single-stranded-DNA-specific exonuclease RecJ, translating into MPLNIRRRASNTEHALTDSSLLNRIYSNRGISSAEELDYQLSKLESFHSLTGIDSATELLWQSLVGKEKVLIVGDFDADGATSSALAKLVLSRLGMTVDYLVPNRFDYGYGLSPELVEVAKEMSPDLIITVDNGISSIAGVEAAKEAGIKVLVTDHHLAGDELPQADAIVNPNQPGDEFPSKNLAGVGVVFYVLLAFRALLREKQWFDSSGVTEPNLAHYLDLVALGTVADVVPLDKNNRILVEHGLKLIRAMKCRPGILELLKVAKRDPSKIKSTDLGFAVGPRLNAAGRLDDMGLGIECLLSESKEKSIEYAQILHSLNTDRQQVEQEMQDEALAQIESMSFDNQEQSVSLCLYEPHWHQGVVGLVASRLKERTYRPCIVFANADEAYIKGSGRSVKEVHIRDALALVDAKQPGLIDKFGGHAMAAGLSLRKDKFEDFKRAFDDAVQQILGDSIMEDVVETDGALMPQEYQLASAELLSSAGPFGQGFAEPAFDDVFKVLNQRIVGENHLKLTLEKEGCPKPISAIAFRVDPVQWSQPVSNIRAVFRPDINDYYQKELQLIITHLEPV; encoded by the coding sequence ATGCCATTAAACATCCGTCGTAGAGCTTCTAATACTGAACACGCACTTACCGATTCTAGTTTACTCAATAGAATCTACTCCAATCGCGGTATTTCAAGTGCTGAGGAACTCGATTATCAATTATCAAAGCTTGAGTCTTTTCATAGCCTTACCGGCATTGATTCAGCGACCGAGTTGCTGTGGCAAAGCTTAGTTGGTAAGGAAAAAGTTTTAATCGTTGGTGATTTTGATGCAGATGGAGCCACCAGCAGTGCTTTAGCCAAGCTGGTCTTGTCTCGCCTAGGCATGACGGTGGATTACTTGGTTCCTAACCGTTTTGATTATGGTTATGGTTTGTCGCCCGAGTTGGTCGAGGTGGCAAAAGAGATGTCGCCAGATTTGATTATCACAGTCGATAACGGTATCTCCAGTATAGCGGGAGTCGAAGCGGCCAAAGAGGCTGGAATAAAAGTGTTGGTAACGGATCACCATTTAGCGGGTGATGAACTGCCACAGGCCGATGCTATTGTTAACCCCAACCAGCCCGGCGATGAATTTCCCAGCAAAAACTTAGCGGGTGTTGGTGTGGTGTTTTATGTGTTACTGGCGTTTCGTGCTTTACTGCGGGAAAAACAATGGTTTGACTCTTCTGGTGTTACAGAGCCCAATCTAGCTCATTACTTAGATTTAGTCGCCTTAGGTACCGTTGCAGACGTTGTCCCTTTAGACAAAAATAACCGAATTTTGGTTGAACATGGATTAAAGCTTATTCGTGCAATGAAGTGCCGCCCAGGAATTTTAGAGTTACTTAAAGTGGCTAAGCGAGATCCGTCAAAAATTAAATCGACCGATCTGGGTTTTGCGGTTGGCCCAAGACTTAATGCTGCTGGACGTCTTGATGATATGGGATTAGGGATCGAATGCTTGCTAAGCGAGTCGAAGGAAAAGTCGATAGAGTATGCACAGATTTTGCATAGTTTGAATACGGACAGACAACAGGTTGAGCAAGAAATGCAGGATGAGGCTTTGGCCCAAATTGAATCGATGTCATTTGATAACCAAGAGCAATCAGTCTCTTTGTGTTTGTATGAACCTCACTGGCATCAAGGGGTAGTCGGGTTAGTGGCTTCACGTTTAAAAGAAAGAACCTATCGCCCCTGTATTGTGTTTGCTAATGCTGATGAAGCGTACATTAAAGGTTCAGGGCGTTCGGTAAAAGAAGTTCACATTAGGGATGCTTTGGCGCTGGTAGATGCGAAGCAACCCGGACTTATTGATAAGTTTGGCGGTCACGCCATGGCCGCAGGCCTTTCATTGCGCAAAGATAAGTTTGAAGACTTTAAGCGTGCTTTTGACGATGCTGTACAGCAGATTTTAGGCGATAGTATTATGGAGGATGTGGTAGAAACGGATGGAGCCTTGATGCCACAAGAGTATCAATTAGCAAGCGCTGAGCTTCTATCGTCAGCAGGGCCCTTTGGACAAGGCTTTGCTGAGCCAGCTTTCGATGATGTGTTTAAAGTGTTAAATCAACGAATCGTTGGGGAGAACCATTTAAAACTCACTCTAGAAAAAGAAGGGTGCCCGAAACCTATTTCAGCAATTGCTTTCAGAGTCGATCCTGTTCAGTGGTCACAGCCAGTATCGAATATACGAGCTGTGTTTCGACCGGATATTAATGATTATTACCAAAAAGAGCTACAGCTGATTATTACTCACCTAGAGCCTGTGTAG
- a CDS encoding thioredoxin fold domain-containing protein, which yields MQNLSKLLFIGLLGSLLLAAGSQAATKEATKAMPNVKSLKQVDTLNKAQIKQLLQAKFPSASIQHIAPSEIDGLYSFVLQGDLYYIANNGKYLLKGQMLDISTPKVRNLSSERMAEIQKKESPMRMAEINKLDESSMVVYKAPNEQHVITIFTDVDCGFCQKLHRERQDYLDLGITLRYLAFPRAGLDSKSADKLRGIWCASDQQTAMTDAKIRNKYRNGNCKTPFKEHMALVRKFGLNGTPGIILENGDLIGGYLPAQVLNRRLNELGNPSTVANK from the coding sequence ATGCAAAATCTTAGCAAATTGCTATTTATCGGACTGTTAGGTTCATTGTTATTAGCTGCTGGCTCCCAAGCTGCGACTAAAGAAGCTACTAAAGCAATGCCGAATGTTAAAAGCCTTAAGCAGGTCGACACTCTTAACAAAGCTCAGATTAAACAGTTATTGCAGGCTAAATTCCCATCGGCCAGTATTCAACATATCGCGCCCTCTGAAATTGATGGCCTATACTCATTTGTCCTTCAGGGTGACCTTTATTACATTGCTAATAATGGTAAGTACCTATTAAAAGGTCAGATGCTTGATATCTCAACGCCCAAAGTTCGCAACTTGTCGTCCGAGCGCATGGCGGAAATTCAAAAGAAAGAATCGCCGATGCGTATGGCAGAGATCAATAAGTTAGACGAAAGTAGTATGGTGGTCTATAAAGCGCCTAATGAGCAGCACGTTATTACCATCTTTACCGATGTGGACTGCGGCTTTTGCCAAAAGCTCCATAGAGAGCGCCAAGATTACCTCGACTTAGGTATCACGCTACGTTATTTAGCATTTCCTCGAGCGGGTCTAGACTCTAAGTCTGCGGATAAGTTACGTGGAATTTGGTGTGCTAGTGATCAGCAAACGGCAATGACTGATGCAAAAATCCGTAACAAGTACCGTAATGGCAACTGCAAGACGCCTTTTAAAGAGCATATGGCTCTAGTGAGAAAGTTTGGTCTCAACGGTACACCTGGAATCATTTTAGAGAATGGCGACTTGATTGGTGGCTATCTGCCAGCGCAAGTTTTGAATCGTCGCTTAAATGAATTGGGTAATCCGTCAACCGTTGCCAATAAGTAA
- the ffh gene encoding signal recognition particle protein: protein MFDNLSDRLSGALKNLTGKGKITEDNVKETLREVRMALLEADVALPVVKDFIAAVKTRAVGTEVGKALDPGQAFIKVVNDELVKAMGAENDALDLNAKPPVVILLAGLQGAGKTTSAGKLSHLLINREKKSVMVASADVYRPAAIKQLETVAGEVGATFFPSSTEQKPVDIAKNAIEEARKQFMDVIIIDTAGRLAVDEAMMSEISELQQTVEPTETLFVVDSMTGQDAANTAKAFNDALDLTGVILTKADGDARGGAALSIRQITGKPIKFIGMGEKLDQLEPFHPERVASRILGMGDVLSLIEEVERKVDKTKAEKVAKKIMKGKGFDLQDFREQLLQMSNMGGMAGLMDKLPGMGQIPEAAKQKVMNDKSTGRMVAMINSMTPKERARPELIKGSRKKRIANGSGTQIQDVNRMLKQFNQMQKMMKKMKGKGGMMKMMRSMQGMTPPGGGGMGGMPPFGRK from the coding sequence ATGTTTGATAATTTAAGTGATCGCCTTTCTGGAGCCCTGAAAAACCTGACTGGTAAGGGCAAGATTACCGAAGATAACGTTAAAGAAACCCTGCGCGAAGTCCGTATGGCCTTATTAGAGGCTGACGTAGCGTTACCGGTTGTTAAAGATTTTATTGCTGCCGTTAAAACGCGTGCCGTCGGCACTGAAGTTGGTAAGGCGCTCGATCCAGGCCAAGCCTTCATTAAAGTGGTCAATGATGAGCTCGTTAAGGCTATGGGTGCTGAAAATGATGCACTCGACCTGAACGCTAAACCACCAGTGGTCATTCTATTAGCAGGTTTACAAGGTGCGGGTAAAACTACCAGTGCTGGTAAATTGTCTCACTTATTAATTAATCGTGAGAAGAAGTCGGTGATGGTCGCCAGCGCCGATGTCTATCGTCCTGCAGCGATTAAACAGTTGGAAACAGTCGCCGGAGAAGTGGGGGCGACCTTCTTCCCGAGTAGCACTGAGCAAAAGCCAGTCGATATTGCAAAAAATGCAATCGAAGAAGCACGTAAGCAGTTTATGGATGTCATCATCATCGATACGGCAGGTCGACTAGCGGTTGATGAAGCGATGATGAGCGAAATCAGCGAATTACAGCAAACGGTTGAGCCAACAGAAACTTTGTTTGTAGTCGACTCGATGACAGGTCAAGATGCTGCGAATACGGCTAAAGCATTTAATGATGCTTTGGATTTAACCGGTGTTATCTTAACCAAAGCCGATGGTGATGCTCGAGGTGGTGCGGCTCTGTCGATCCGCCAAATTACCGGTAAGCCGATTAAGTTTATCGGTATGGGCGAAAAGCTGGATCAGTTAGAGCCATTCCACCCTGAGCGCGTCGCGTCTCGTATTCTTGGCATGGGCGACGTTTTAAGCTTGATTGAAGAGGTCGAGCGTAAAGTCGATAAAACTAAAGCTGAGAAAGTTGCTAAGAAAATCATGAAAGGCAAAGGTTTTGACCTGCAAGACTTTCGTGAACAGTTATTACAGATGAGCAATATGGGCGGCATGGCTGGCTTAATGGATAAACTGCCTGGCATGGGACAAATTCCTGAAGCGGCGAAGCAAAAGGTCATGAATGACAAATCGACCGGGCGTATGGTGGCTATGATTAACTCGATGACGCCGAAAGAACGAGCTCGCCCCGAACTGATTAAAGGTTCACGCAAGAAGCGTATAGCCAACGGCTCTGGGACACAAATTCAAGACGTTAACCGCATGTTGAAGCAATTTAACCAGATGCAGAAAATGATGAAAAAGATGAAAGGCAAGGGAGGCATGATGAAAATGATGCGCAGCATGCAAGGAATGACACCTCCTGGCGGTGGTGGAATGGGAGGCATGCCTCCTTTTGGCCGGAAATAG
- the rpsP gene encoding 30S ribosomal protein S16 translates to MVSIRLARGGSKKRPFYHLVIADIRARRDGRFIERVGFFNPVARGNEERLRVDNDRIQHWIGEGAKATPRAAALIKEAAAKAE, encoded by the coding sequence ATGGTTAGCATCCGTTTAGCACGTGGTGGTTCTAAAAAGCGTCCTTTTTACCACTTGGTAATTGCTGATATTCGCGCACGTCGCGATGGTCGTTTCATTGAGCGCGTAGGTTTCTTTAACCCAGTTGCTCGTGGCAACGAAGAGCGTTTACGTGTGGACAACGACCGTATCCAGCACTGGATCGGTGAAGGCGCAAAAGCAACGCCACGCGCAGCAGCATTGATTAAAGAAGCTGCAGCTAAAGCTGAGTAA
- a CDS encoding Mth938-like domain-containing protein: MDISLDTNAGDFQIRSYRDRAILINAREYREPLTLSLNKLDQHSLPETVEAITVSALKELKIQDYEAVLLGTGPELIQPSWEIIEAAQMMGAPLEVMSTGAACRTFTILSSEGRQVLAILYP; the protein is encoded by the coding sequence ATGGATATTTCTTTAGACACAAACGCTGGTGATTTTCAGATTCGCTCTTACAGGGATCGAGCTATCTTGATTAATGCTCGTGAATACAGAGAGCCTTTGACGCTATCACTCAACAAACTCGATCAGCACTCGTTACCTGAGACGGTGGAAGCCATAACCGTTAGTGCGCTAAAAGAACTTAAGATACAAGACTATGAAGCGGTATTGCTAGGAACAGGTCCTGAGCTCATTCAGCCGTCGTGGGAAATTATCGAAGCGGCGCAGATGATGGGAGCGCCTTTAGAGGTCATGTCGACAGGAGCTGCATGCCGTACCTTCACCATTTTATCCAGTGAAGGTCGACAAGTTCTAGCTATCTTGTATCCCTAA
- the trmD gene encoding tRNA (guanosine(37)-N1)-methyltransferase TrmD, which yields MNIQVISLFPQMFEAICEQGVVGRAIKQGKVNVAVTNPRDFTQDKHRTVDDRPYGGGPGMLMMTAPLTEAIRYAESTMAISENEPVFKVYLSPQGKKLDHQLVKSLAQKQHLLLVAGRYEGIDERVIDSEIDLEISLGDFVLSGGEVAAMAVMDSVIRTLPGVLGHQDSAEQDSFVEGLLDHPHYTRPEVYEGQQVPPILLTGDHEKIRRWRLKQSLGRTWLRRKDLLEQVKLNDEQQQLLQEFIEEHSDN from the coding sequence ATGAATATTCAAGTCATCAGCCTTTTTCCGCAAATGTTCGAAGCAATTTGCGAGCAAGGTGTCGTAGGGCGTGCGATAAAACAGGGGAAAGTCAATGTGGCGGTAACGAATCCGCGTGACTTTACTCAGGATAAGCACAGAACTGTTGATGATAGGCCGTATGGTGGTGGCCCAGGCATGTTAATGATGACTGCACCACTCACGGAAGCCATTCGTTACGCTGAAAGCACTATGGCTATAAGCGAAAACGAACCTGTTTTTAAGGTGTACTTATCACCGCAAGGGAAAAAGCTAGACCATCAACTGGTTAAAAGTTTAGCGCAGAAGCAACATTTGCTTCTTGTCGCGGGCCGTTATGAAGGCATCGATGAACGCGTTATAGACTCGGAAATCGATTTAGAAATTTCCCTAGGAGATTTCGTTCTTAGCGGTGGGGAAGTCGCAGCTATGGCTGTGATGGACTCAGTGATTCGAACTTTGCCGGGAGTTCTTGGACATCAAGATTCCGCGGAGCAAGATTCATTCGTGGAGGGTTTATTAGACCACCCACATTATACAAGACCTGAAGTTTACGAAGGTCAGCAGGTCCCGCCCATATTGCTAACTGGCGACCACGAGAAAATTCGTCGCTGGAGGCTGAAGCAATCTCTGGGGAGAACCTGGCTAAGACGCAAAGATTTGTTGGAGCAAGTTAAACTTAACGACGAGCAACAGCAACTTTTGCAAGAATTTATTGAAGAGCATAGTGATAACTAG
- a CDS encoding HlyC/CorC family transporter: protein MESLSTGTLFLILGLLILLSAFFSSSETGMMSLNRYRLKHRARSGDKSAKRVYEMLKRPDKLLGLILLGNNIVNILASAIATVIAIRFWGEGGIFAATLMLTVVILIFAEVTPKTLAALNPEKISFFAAPTLKLLSTLFHPAIKLISILANGLLRLFGVNSNSSQDDHLSQEELRTVVNEAGTMIPRRHQKMLLSILDLETVTVDDIMVPRNEIIGIDLNDDMDYILEQIRNSIHTRLLVFRSEIDNVEGFLHARNFGRVLEMESNSSEGILDHLDPIYYVPEGTPLHTQLMKFQRKRDRIGLVVDEYGDIEGLVTLDDILEEIVGDFTTEMSSINRDIQKDGEDAYLIDATVTIRDLNKTLEWELPTEGPKTLNGLITEYLETIPQSGTCLRLYGYPIEILQIKDNIVKSVRAMPKLYAPPSDEQN from the coding sequence TTGGAATCATTGTCAACTGGGACCTTATTCTTAATACTGGGTTTACTGATTCTTTTGTCAGCGTTTTTCTCCAGTTCAGAAACCGGCATGATGTCGCTCAATCGTTATCGCTTAAAACACCGAGCTCGGAGTGGTGATAAAAGTGCTAAGCGAGTCTATGAGATGTTAAAAAGGCCGGATAAGTTACTAGGGCTCATTCTGCTCGGCAATAATATTGTCAATATTCTTGCCTCAGCCATTGCTACCGTTATTGCAATTCGCTTTTGGGGCGAAGGTGGCATTTTTGCAGCAACATTAATGCTCACTGTGGTGATACTCATATTTGCTGAAGTCACTCCTAAGACACTGGCTGCGCTGAATCCAGAAAAGATTTCATTCTTCGCTGCGCCAACATTGAAGTTGTTATCAACCCTATTCCACCCTGCCATTAAATTAATCAGTATTTTAGCCAATGGTTTACTGAGGTTGTTTGGCGTGAACTCAAACTCTAGCCAAGATGACCACTTAAGCCAAGAAGAACTCCGTACTGTGGTCAATGAAGCGGGAACCATGATACCGCGCCGTCACCAGAAGATGTTGCTCAGCATTCTGGACTTAGAAACGGTTACCGTGGATGACATCATGGTGCCTCGAAACGAAATCATAGGCATCGATTTGAATGATGATATGGATTATATCCTCGAGCAAATCCGTAACAGTATCCATACCCGGCTACTGGTCTTTCGAAGTGAAATCGATAATGTTGAAGGTTTTCTACATGCGAGGAATTTTGGACGAGTATTGGAAATGGAGTCCAACTCATCAGAAGGTATCTTGGACCATTTAGACCCAATTTACTACGTACCAGAAGGCACGCCGTTACATACTCAACTGATGAAGTTTCAACGTAAGCGTGACCGTATCGGTTTAGTTGTTGACGAGTATGGCGACATTGAAGGTTTAGTCACACTGGACGATATTCTTGAAGAAATCGTGGGTGACTTCACGACTGAGATGTCGAGTATTAATAGAGATATTCAAAAAGATGGCGAAGATGCTTACTTAATTGATGCCACGGTGACCATTCGCGATCTCAATAAAACCCTTGAGTGGGAGTTGCCGACGGAAGGGCCTAAGACACTCAATGGTTTAATCACTGAATACCTCGAAACGATCCCGCAGTCTGGAACCTGTTTGCGGCTTTATGGTTACCCCATAGAAATTCTACAAATTAAAGATAATATCGTTAAAAGCGTACGCGCTATGCCAAAACTCTATGCGCCGCCTAGCGATGAACAAAACTAG
- the rplS gene encoding 50S ribosomal protein L19 — translation MSNIIQQLEAEQMNKEVPTFGAGDTVIVQVKVKEGDRERLQAFEGVVIAKRNRGLNSAFTVRKISSGVGVERTFQTYSPLVESIEIKRRGDVRKAKIYYLRERSGKSARIKERLDVKK, via the coding sequence ATGAGTAACATCATCCAACAGCTAGAAGCTGAACAAATGAATAAAGAAGTGCCAACTTTTGGTGCTGGTGACACAGTAATTGTGCAAGTTAAAGTAAAAGAAGGCGACCGTGAGCGTCTACAGGCTTTTGAAGGCGTTGTTATCGCTAAGCGTAACCGCGGTTTAAACTCTGCTTTTACTGTTCGTAAAATTTCTTCAGGTGTTGGCGTTGAGCGTACATTCCAAACCTACAGCCCATTAGTAGAAAGCATTGAAATCAAGCGTCGTGGTGACGTTCGTAAAGCTAAAATCTACTACTTGCGTGAGCGTAGTGGTAAATCTGCACGTATTAAAGAAAGACTTGACGTTAAAAAGTAA
- a CDS encoding mechanosensitive ion channel family protein translates to MEYAMIYLPKLAVALVILIIGLILIKILLGGMKKLFKVKNFDTTLENFLLSFTGILLKVILGITVISTMGVQMTTFVALLGAAGLAIGMALSGTLQNFAGGVMLLIFRHYKVGDWVEMQGYSGTVKEIQIFNTILKTPDNKTIIIPNSPISTDSLVNYSTEPTRRVDFTLGIGYEDDIDQAKKVILDVITADERVFKDPEPFIAVAELADSSVNFTLRVWVNSGDYWGVYWDNLEAFKKALDANGISIPFPQTDVHLHQVEQSS, encoded by the coding sequence ATGGAATATGCCATGATTTATTTGCCAAAGTTAGCCGTTGCTCTTGTGATTCTTATCATCGGTCTGATTTTAATTAAGATCTTACTAGGTGGTATGAAGAAGCTTTTTAAGGTTAAAAACTTCGATACAACACTAGAAAACTTTTTGTTGAGCTTCACTGGCATCTTGTTGAAGGTGATATTGGGTATTACCGTGATTAGTACCATGGGCGTCCAAATGACAACCTTTGTTGCCTTATTGGGTGCTGCGGGTTTAGCCATTGGTATGGCTCTATCTGGTACGCTTCAAAACTTTGCTGGCGGTGTGATGCTATTAATATTCCGTCACTATAAGGTCGGTGACTGGGTAGAAATGCAGGGGTATTCAGGTACGGTGAAGGAAATTCAAATCTTCAACACGATTTTGAAAACACCGGATAATAAAACCATTATCATCCCTAACTCGCCGATTTCAACAGACTCTTTAGTGAATTACAGCACTGAGCCAACGCGTCGGGTGGACTTCACTTTAGGCATTGGTTATGAAGATGATATTGACCAGGCTAAAAAAGTCATTCTAGACGTGATCACAGCCGATGAGCGCGTTTTTAAAGATCCTGAACCTTTCATTGCGGTTGCTGAATTAGCCGATAGCTCAGTGAATTTCACGCTACGAGTATGGGTCAATAGCGGTGATTACTGGGGCGTTTACTGGGACAACCTAGAAGCGTTCAAGAAAGCTCTCGATGCTAACGGTATTTCGATCCCATTCCCTCAAACAGATGTTCATCTTCATCAGGTTGAGCAATCTTCATAA
- the ccsA gene encoding cytochrome c biogenesis protein CcsA, producing MRRIKHPEQQVPDWGKWLPLIPAALHLFTVYLLIDNSSESGQNLSLLNLVSLITLILVLLVAIYRFSKQTPHLMLYTAVIAGIINWLSIIPEEPNIVNFSNNGLGVLHVWLSIIGFSLLLAATLQSILVLVLHSKLRHKPSSIHPLLPPLLEMEGFLSTLVLSGIISLGIAFGLGFGLPESVIKAQPLHKIILSLLAWFSFCTFYLGYKSSKLSGIRFARLCIIAFVILSVGFIGTKLVIQYIL from the coding sequence ATGCGTCGCATCAAGCATCCTGAGCAACAGGTTCCTGACTGGGGAAAATGGTTACCATTGATTCCTGCCGCCCTACACTTATTCACGGTTTACCTACTGATTGACAATAGCAGCGAGTCGGGACAGAACTTGTCTTTGCTTAACCTTGTATCCTTGATTACTTTAATCTTAGTGTTACTGGTGGCGATCTATCGCTTTAGCAAACAAACGCCTCACTTAATGCTATATACCGCCGTGATTGCTGGAATAATCAACTGGTTATCCATCATTCCTGAAGAGCCTAATATCGTTAACTTCAGTAATAATGGATTGGGCGTGTTGCATGTATGGCTATCGATTATCGGTTTTAGTTTATTATTAGCGGCAACATTACAAAGTATTCTGGTGTTAGTTTTGCACAGTAAACTTCGCCATAAACCTTCAAGTATTCATCCTTTACTTCCTCCATTGCTAGAGATGGAAGGCTTCTTATCCACTCTAGTGCTATCCGGCATCATTAGTCTTGGTATCGCGTTCGGCTTGGGCTTTGGCCTTCCTGAGTCCGTGATTAAAGCCCAACCGCTCCATAAAATCATTTTATCGCTACTGGCTTGGTTCAGCTTCTGTACATTTTACTTGGGGTATAAGAGCTCAAAGCTAAGCGGTATACGTTTTGCCCGACTTTGCATCATTGCTTTTGTTATTTTAAGTGTAGGGTTCATTGGTACCAAGCTGGTTATCCAGTACATTTTATAA
- the rimM gene encoding ribosome maturation factor RimM (Essential for efficient processing of 16S rRNA), whose amino-acid sequence MSEAFEPLIVGKLNGAYGIKGWVKVYSFTSPKENILNYKPWYIKLNGQWQETAILNGREQGKTLVVQLQGCDDRNQAESYHGVDIAIAKSQLPELDDGEFYWRDLIGLTVVNQAGEQLGQVKKLMETGANDVLVVKQPKGEELLIPYVLDYSVISVDLKAGKMLVDWESDY is encoded by the coding sequence ATGTCTGAAGCTTTTGAACCGCTTATCGTCGGTAAATTAAATGGAGCTTATGGCATTAAAGGCTGGGTAAAAGTGTACTCTTTTACGTCGCCTAAAGAGAATATTCTTAATTATAAGCCGTGGTATATAAAGCTTAATGGTCAGTGGCAGGAAACTGCTATCTTAAATGGTCGTGAGCAAGGCAAAACTTTGGTGGTTCAGCTGCAAGGCTGTGATGATCGAAACCAAGCCGAAAGTTACCACGGTGTAGACATTGCGATTGCAAAATCGCAACTGCCTGAGCTGGATGATGGTGAGTTTTACTGGCGGGATCTGATTGGATTAACCGTCGTAAATCAAGCCGGAGAGCAGTTAGGGCAAGTGAAAAAGTTGATGGAAACCGGTGCAAATGATGTGTTGGTAGTGAAGCAACCGAAAGGTGAAGAACTACTGATTCCTTATGTACTGGATTATAGCGTTATCAGCGTTGATCTCAAAGCGGGTAAAATGCTCGTGGATTGGGAGTCCGACTATTAA
- the xerD gene encoding site-specific tyrosine recombinase XerD: protein MADKRRKKSKASEQDIREIELFCDHVWMEQGLSDATLSSYRTDLKIFAGWLKEQNSGLFSVEQTHIQAYLAYRFQQQYSGRSTARLLSSLRKFYGYLCQQHRLKVDPTQQIENPKIQPPVPKSLSEKDVEILIEQPDVETPLGLRDKAMLELLYSSGLRITELISVEVNQIGFVQGVMRVIGKGDKERLVPIGEEALSSIQLYLKHGRPELATEDTNDWLFLSTRGSKMTRQTFWYRIKHYAKTAGIRTHLSPHTLRHAFATHLLNHGADLRTLQMLLGHSDLSTTQIYTYVARERLKQLHSEHHPRG from the coding sequence TTGGCTGATAAACGACGAAAAAAAAGCAAGGCTTCTGAACAGGACATCAGAGAAATTGAACTGTTCTGCGATCACGTGTGGATGGAGCAGGGGTTGTCTGACGCAACGTTATCCAGCTATCGAACTGATCTTAAAATATTCGCTGGATGGTTAAAGGAGCAAAACTCAGGTTTATTCAGTGTTGAGCAAACTCATATTCAAGCTTATTTAGCTTACCGCTTCCAGCAACAGTACAGCGGCCGTTCAACAGCACGATTATTATCGTCTCTCCGTAAATTTTATGGTTACTTGTGTCAGCAGCACCGTTTAAAAGTCGATCCAACTCAGCAGATTGAAAATCCCAAAATACAACCTCCTGTCCCTAAGTCGCTGAGTGAGAAGGATGTCGAAATACTGATAGAGCAGCCTGACGTTGAGACGCCACTTGGGCTTCGTGATAAGGCTATGCTTGAGTTGTTATACAGCAGTGGGTTGCGTATTACTGAGTTGATTAGCGTTGAGGTCAACCAAATCGGTTTTGTTCAAGGGGTGATGCGAGTTATCGGTAAAGGAGACAAAGAAAGGCTAGTGCCAATCGGTGAAGAGGCTTTGTCTTCGATACAACTTTATTTGAAGCATGGTCGGCCTGAGCTTGCCACCGAGGACACCAATGATTGGCTATTTCTCAGTACCCGAGGTTCAAAAATGACTCGACAAACGTTCTGGTACCGAATTAAGCACTATGCGAAAACCGCTGGAATACGAACGCATTTGTCGCCACATACTTTACGCCATGCTTTTGCGACACATTTATTGAATCATGGAGCCGACTTGAGGACTTTGCAAATGTTGCTTGGGCACAGCGACTTATCGACTACACAAATCTATACTTATGTTGCTCGAGAACGTTTAAAGCAGTTACACTCGGAGCATCACCCACGAGGTTGA